A segment of the Bactrocera neohumeralis isolate Rockhampton chromosome 3, APGP_CSIRO_Bneo_wtdbg2-racon-allhic-juicebox.fasta_v2, whole genome shotgun sequence genome:
ACACTACACGGTGAGGATGAAGAGTCACCCGAAAGCTTAGAACTGATCGACCAATTTGATAAAATTACAATGCAGTTTGATGATATTATCAATGAAGTATGGCAACAGCTCATGAGTCAGGAACTGCATTTGCACGAGAGCATAGAGGTGAGTATTAATTGAAAGTCTCTAATCCAGTTTTCttgctttatatatgtatgtaaaaccgAAATCTGCTTTTTTCCATATTAGGAGTCCACCGTTAATTTTCAACGACGCATACAAGAGATGATGGCTAAATTTGTGGAGCAAGTGCAAACATATTTCGGACAATTGCGTGACATTGCTATACACTTCTCGGAGAATATGACCGAAGTGGCCACACATTACATCAACACCAAGTTGGCACTGCAAGATTTCGAAGATGTACCGCCAGAACTGCTACATTGCATGGAGGATCGTGAAGCCATACTAAATTTGATCGCCGGTATGAAAGATGCACACATACAGCGCATTGATGAGCGCGAAGATCGTTTGATGGTACGAAGCAGAGATTTCATAGAAAATATGATCGATGaattaaacaagtaagtaaCACGCGTAGTAAGTATGTAGTATTTATAGTAAACTGCAACAACGTTGGTTATATTGTCATTAATATActgtttatttgtattattttgcaGTGACGAGTTGGAGCGCAACAGAGCTAAAATTCTTGAAATCAATTCCTTTCTCGAATTAATGTCGGATTCCTTGGCATCACTACACACTGAAATTCGCGAGGCAATAATGAATGAGGAagggtaaaattaaaaaaaaaaacatatattttatcattattcacttaaaaaacaaaaacatttataaaaaagtaatcgAAATAGGTATACATGAAAGTATCAacactttcaaaataaatgaggctaaatatgtatgtaaatttttatgtgtttgtatatggaGGCTCTATGcacttatttataataaaaaaaagtatatatagtagGTTAAATCAGCGAAGCACgaacttattattttgatttctttttaagTTCTCCAAATACGCACCCATCGCCGCTTGCGTGCTCGGATTAGTTATAGCAGCTATGAATGCTTGCAAATCTTGCTCGCGGTTTTGTTCGAGCTCTTGCAGGTCCCTAATGCGAAATTGTTGCTTAGTTAAGGCACGTGCGTATggattgatttttttgaataaaccAATAAACTCTTCACATTTTGCGATCGCTTCCTCCTTGGTATTCACAACGTCATCAACGAGACCCACCTGTTGCGCCTCAGCGGTAGTGAACATTTTACCTTGAGTCAGCGCTAATTCGGCCACTCGCCGTGGCAGTACATTAAGATATGAATTCATGAACCAACTGGGCGCTACAATGCCTATGAGGGTTTCATTCAAACCTATCGTAAATTTGGGTAACATGACACGATATTCGCAAGATGTGGCTAGTAAACAGCCGCCTGCCGGTGAATGACCCTgttgataaatatgtatgcaattagATTTACTGCCataatacacaaatattttgttatggtaaatttaattatgcaaatgaacaattttataaaaatttgtacttTGACCCCACGCAAAGAAACTTGTATAACTCACATTAATAGCAGCAGCAGTTGGTATTTTCGAGCCATATAGTGTCATCCAAGTGCTTTGCAGCGCGGTCCAGAAACTCTTTAACCGTTCTTCCTTCGGTTGATACATCTCCAAAAAGTCCAGGCCGGCAGAAAATACTGAATTTGAGGACTAaatgaaaaaacatatttttatatacatatctatagtCAGCTAATATAACACAATTGTTACCGATGTGAGTATAAGCCCCTTGCACTTGTTGCTTTCAGCATCTTTAATTGAGTTGCGTATATCAGTTAGCAGCTCAAGATTTAAACTATTCACTGGTGGTCGGTTCAAGGTTAGCACAGCAATACCAGTTTTATCATTTACTTCAAGTTTGGTCAACTCAGTTGAAGATATTGACCGTACTACTGACCTGCAGTTTTTTGGAATCAACGTGGAAGCGCTAAAACGGGCAGAACGGATTATATTCATGTTATTGATTATTGTTATTTAGCGATCTCTCTAATTTGAGCCGATTCCAACAAGTAAATTCAAATTTGAGAAGTGCATTTTATGATTATCCGataattattgttttacttTAGATCGATTGCTTGAATAGATATGCGTTATCGACGTTATGACATACATGAGTAtatcaaaaattacaattttataaacaaaatgagttgaaaaaaaaatacaaactaactaccaaaaattttgtttttggttctCAGAACCCATATATAATTAAACACCTGatgtgaaaaatttgttcaagaGCTTGGCAAAGTGTATAtggataataatttttaatatggcTGTTTAGGAATTGCATTTTGTTTGACGAAAAAATCTATACTTAGTAATAAAAAGATTTGTACTACATTTACttcataaatattacatttaattCTCTCGAACATTTTCCACTGCATATATTAgccaaatatataccatatttttaACCCAATTGTTATACAGTGCCTGAATTCTCACTCATAGGTGTCGCCTCACCAACGAAGTGTCAACATTTCGTTGACAGTTTAACACGTCACGGAGTTTATTCGTGCCACCGCCACTTCGTTCATTTCATTGCTTTCACTTCTTCCAATTGGCTATAGTTGGTTATTTGCTTCGAAAGTTTTGTGTacgtgtttttaatttaataacaacTGTGTtgtcagtaaaaaaaaatgggatcaggaaagcaacaaaaagtgcAATCTTCTGGCTTCACCAAGGAAGAGGAACTGCTATTGCAGGATTTCAGCCGTAATGTGAGCACTAAATCATCTGCGCTATTCTACAGCAATGCCTTCATCGTATCGGCGATACCAATTTGTAAGTATGGTGACACGTAGCCGGTTGCCAGCGAAGGCAACTAGATTCGAATAGCCGCTTACACTAATATtgtgtttatatattatttagggCTCTTTTGGCGTGTGCATAATATGGATCTGCTGTCAAGTGCGGTTTTCTTCGTGTTATTGACTGGCGCCAGCACCTACCTTATGGCTATGGCATATCGCAACATTAAATTCCAGATTAAACACAAAATCGCTGTACGCCGCGAAGATGCCGTAACTCGCGAGATTAACCGTCAAATTGGTGATGACAAGAAAGTCACACGTAAAGAGAAGGATGAGCGCATTTTGTGGAAGAAGAACGAAGTCGCTGATTATGAAGCTACCACTTTCTCGATCTTTTATAACAATGCTCTTTTCTTGGCCATTATCATTTTCATTAGctttttcttattgaaaaactcaTCACCTttggtaaattatattttctccaTTGGTCTGGCCAGCGGTGCTTTGGCGTTATTCTCTACTAGCACTCAAACAAATTAATATGCCACAGTTGGATCCCAGTTATGTTATTAACGCGGTATACAGAGATGAGATTTaccatttcattatttttttatgaaacacaAATAATTTGTAACAAAATAACACAAATGTGTGAACGAGAGCAACTGGAAGTATTTTCACTTTCAACTTAAGCCAGAAATAATAAgcatgaaaaaatttcataataattaagaaaacaaaaaacgaataaAATACGCGTTTAGTATAAATTccattataaataatttgttgttttatttttatcaatacgtttatgtttacaaaaagaaattgcGTAGGCTGCTAGATCCAAAATAACGTGGAAACACAAAACCAATAATAATAGATTTCATTATTAATctccaatgaaaaataattttaactgtCTTGAAATACTATCCGCTGCAtacattttcaaacatttctgCCATGGGTgttgtgtatttgttgtttgtgcaTGATCATCCCTTGCTGAACCAATACTTCTTGAGTATTTCTCCATATCATCGGGCCAAATTTCGTTCTGTTCATATGAGACATCTTCTATTGGCAATGgtgttgtaatattttcaacGGCAAAATCGTATATTGGTATGCTTTGTAGATAAGTTACACCGAAATCAATAACCTCACCCAGTAGAATAAATGGGTATTCATAAAAGCTACGATCAGGGTAAGCAGTTGTAATGTATTTTCCAAAACATTTGCCCAGCAACACTTCCGGTATATAGTGGTTGTATAAGCGAAATATCTCCGCAAGACTATTACGGAGCAGTGAAAACCAATGCTTAGCAAATCGAATGACATCCTGCAGCAGTTGGGCGACGGTTTTTCTGTGATGTTGAGTAATt
Coding sequences within it:
- the LOC126752659 gene encoding enoyl-CoA delta isomerase 1, mitochondrial, whose amino-acid sequence is MNIIRSARFSASTLIPKNCRSVVRSISSTELTKLEVNDKTGIAVLTLNRPPVNSLNLELLTDIRNSIKDAESNKCKGLILTSSSNSVFSAGLDFLEMYQPKEERLKSFWTALQSTWMTLYGSKIPTAAAINGHSPAGGCLLATSCEYRVMLPKFTIGLNETLIGIVAPSWFMNSYLNVLPRRVAELALTQGKMFTTAEAQQVGLVDDVVNTKEEAIAKCEEFIGLFKKINPYARALTKQQFRIRDLQELEQNREQDLQAFIAAITNPSTQAAMGAYLENLKRNQNNKFVLR
- the LOC126752689 gene encoding translocon-associated protein subunit gamma; this encodes MGSGKQQKVQSSGFTKEEELLLQDFSRNVSTKSSALFYSNAFIVSAIPIWLFWRVHNMDLLSSAVFFVLLTGASTYLMAMAYRNIKFQIKHKIAVRREDAVTREINRQIGDDKKVTRKEKDERILWKKNEVADYEATTFSIFYNNALFLAIIIFISFFLLKNSSPLVNYIFSIGLASGALALFSTSTQTN
- the LOC126752661 gene encoding uncharacterized protein LOC126752661; protein product: MAVHKLVFLFSIISIVEFKIISTAPNMSNLKQNVSLSITEDYKALRNDAQWFFQHIEIIADSLVQFLPVVNKEGSRSLTANTNNATFVENTRLTLLLGLRHMLVGIKEISVAFQRRISGDHEQQLQHLKTVAQLLQDVIRFAKHWFSLLRNSLAEIFRLYNHYIPEVLLGKCFGKYITTAYPDRSFYEYPFILLGEVIDFGVTYLQSIPIYDFAVENITTPLPIEDVSYEQNEIWPDDMEKYSRSIGSARDDHAQTTNTQHPWQKCLKMYAADSISRQLKLFFIGD